A genomic stretch from Seriola aureovittata isolate HTS-2021-v1 ecotype China chromosome 13, ASM2101889v1, whole genome shotgun sequence includes:
- the traf3 gene encoding TNF receptor-associated factor 3 — protein sequence MSAGRSADGREVQIPLQQVAPSLAASISVAAPITLSSHRPANPWPSSDPAASQGVPAGFLPLHGGFRDHFVETPEAKYCCEVCRLVLCQPRQTECGHRFCQSCINNILSQQNPVCPADMEPLFKDKIFRDVCCHREIMALKVYCRSEANGCQEQMSLHQIPDHLNVCPFFEVPCPLGKCKERMMRKEIPDHLSWKCKHRETTCEFCMTKMPLTELQKHKETVCPTFPVSCPNHCSFSSLPRSELSNHQHDCPKAQVSCQFHRYGCTFKGLNQEMRQHESTFAAEHLRLMANRNSSLENKVEDVKGELMERYKVLPALSSRLSELENQNDELRDKNRQMEQKLATMQKLMSSHSEKLLEVELELRSLRLLRDEVEDLRGTLENVRTRLNALEQGGRSGTGSTTHTLAPLETQLNRHDDMLSVHEIRLADMDLRFQVLETASYNGTLIWKIRDYKRRKQEAVAAKTLSLYSQPFYTGYFGYKMCARVYLNGDGMGKGTHLSLFFVVMRGEYDALLPWPFKQKVTLMLMDQGPSRKHLGDAFKPDPNSSSFRRPAAEMNIASGCPLFVSQSVLETGSYIKDDTIFIKVTVDTSDLPDP from the exons ATGTCAGCGGGGAGGAGTGCTGATGGAAGGGAGGTGCAGATTCCCCTCCAGCAGGTGGCGCCCTCCCTGGCCGCTTCCATCTCTGTGGCCGCTCCCATCACCCTGTCCTCTCACCGTCCAGCCAATCCCTGGCCTTCCAGCGACCCCGCTGCCTCACAAG GTGTACCTGCAGGTTTCCTGCCCCTTCACGGAGGATTCAGAGACCACTTTGTAGAGACTCCAGAAGCCAAATACTGTTGTGAAGTGTGCAGGCTGGTCCTGTGTCAGCCCCGCCAGACTGAGTGTGGTCACCGCTTCTGTCAGAGCTGCATCAACAACATCCTCAG TCAGCAAAACCCGGTGTGTCCAGCTGACATGGAGCCGCTGTTCAAAGACAAG ATCTTTAGAGATGTTTGCTGCCATCGGGAGATCATGGCTCTGAAGGTTTACTGTCGAAGTGAAGCCAACGGCTGTCAGGAGCAGATGAGTCTGCACCAGATACCT GACCACCTGAACGTGTGTCCATTCTTTGAGGTTCCCTGTCCACTGGGTAAATGTAAAGAGCGAATGATGAGGAAAGAGATTCCCGACCATCTGAGCtggaaatgtaaacacagagagaccaCCTGCGAGTTCTGCATGACCAAGATGCCTCTGACTGAACTGCAG aaacacaaagagacggTGTGTCCGACGTTCCCAGTGTCCTGTCCAAACcactgctccttctcctccctgcCCCGGAGTGAG TTGTCCAATCACCAACACGACTGTCCCAAAGCTCAGGTGAGCTGTCAGTTCCACCGGTATGGCTGCACCTTCAAG ggTTTGAACCAAGAAATGAGGCAACATGAGTCCACATTCGCAGCTGAGCACCTGAGATTGATGGCCAACAGGAACTCCTCGTTAGAGAACAAG gtggAGGACGTTAAAGGTGAGCTGATGGAGAGGTACAAAGTGCTTCCTGCTCTCAGCAGCCGTCTGTCTGAACTGGAGAACCAGAACGACGAGCTGAGAGACAAGAACCGACAGATGGAGCAGAAACTGGCCACCATGCAG AAACTGATGAGCTCTCACTCAGAGAAGCTCctggaggtggagctggagctTCGTTCTCTCAGGTTGCTCAGAGACGAAGTGGAAGACCTGAGAGGAACGTTAGAGAACGTACGGACAAGGCTGAATGCTCTGGAACAAGGGGGGCGCAGCGGAACCGGatccacaacacacactctgg CGCCCCTGGAGACTCAGCTGAACCGACATGACGACATGCTAAGTGTCCATGAGATCCGATTGGCCGACATGGACCTGCGTTTCCAGGTGCTGGAAACGGCGAGCTACAACGGGACTCTGATCTGGAAGATCCGCGACTACAAGAGACGAAAACAGGAAGCGGTGGCAGCAAAGACGCTGTCGCTGTATTCACAGCCATTTTACACCGGATATTTCGGATACAAGATGTGCGCCCGAGTCTACCTGAACGGAGATGGCATGGGCAAGGGAACGCACCTTTCCCTGTTCTTTGTGGTGATGAGGGGTGAATACGATGCCCTGCTGCCCTGGCCCTTCAAACAGAAG GTGACTCTGATGCTGATGGACCAGGGTCCATCAAGGAAACACCTGGGTGATGCCTTTAAACCTGAtcccaacagcagcagcttcagacgtcctgcagcagagatgaaCATCGCCTCCGGCTGTCCTCTGTTTGTATCTCAGAGCGTCCTGGAGACCGGCAGCTACATCAAAGACGACACCATATTTATCAAG